From Rutidosis leptorrhynchoides isolate AG116_Rl617_1_P2 chromosome 3, CSIRO_AGI_Rlap_v1, whole genome shotgun sequence, a single genomic window includes:
- the LOC139901369 gene encoding uncharacterized protein — MPIVVSCRIVENGITIMKVHVDNGSSVDILYEQCFIQLPESIRVTLKPTAASLTGFAGESSLPIGVLPLDVELVDDNDDGLVRRARLDFYVMRTSSRYNMLLGRTALGKLGIVPSTIHGMIKFTTRKGVATINSTSKVPICAAVNVKSAAQETAKVAENMVVVNPAYPEQKIKVGSNFSADTRKQIMQLLVQYMDIFAWCENDMTGVPRNIAEHRLNVNPALKPVVQKSRGMAPDRVKRLCEEVTKLVRAGILREAQYQSWIANPVLVKSLMVHGECVLILKI, encoded by the coding sequence atgccgatagtCGTATCGTGTAGGATTGTGGAAAATGGAATCACAATAATGAAAGTTCACGTTGATAATGGTAGTAGTGTTGATATTCTTTACGAGCAATGTTTTATTCAACTGCCGGAGAGTATCAGAGTAACTTTAAAACCAACCGCAGCTTCGCTGACCGGTTTTGCGGGAGAATCCTCACTGCCTATTGGTGTTTTGCCCTTAGACGTTGAGCTTGTTGATGACAATGATGATGGTTTAGTGCGCCGAGCGCggctagatttctatgttatgcgaACCTCATCTCGCTATAACATGTTGTTAGGAAGAACCGCCTTAGGTAAACTCGGAATTGTCCCatctacaattcatggcatgattaaatttACAACGCGAAAAGGTGTCGCGACAATAAATTCAACAAGCAAGgtgcctatttgtgcggctgttaatgTAAAAAGTGCAGCTCAAGAAACTGCGAAAGTTGCGGAAAATATGGTAGTGGTTAATCCTGCGTATCCCGAGCAAAAAATTAAAGTGGGAAGTAATTTTAGTGCGGACACACGGAAACAAATTATGCAGTTACTGGTGCAATACATGGATATTTTTGCTTGGTGTGaaaatgatatgactggtgttccgcgtaATATTGCGGAACACAGACTTAATGTAAATCCAGCTTTAAAGCCTGTGGTGCAAAAGAGTAGAGGCATGGCCCCAGATCGCGTGAAGAGGCTATGCGAAGAGGTAACAAAATTGGTAAGAGCGGGAATTTTACGCGAAGCTCAATATCAATCATGGATTGCGAATCCAGTTTTGGTAAAAAGCCTGATGGTTcatggagaatgtgtattgattttaAAGATTTAA